A stretch of Coccidioides posadasii str. Silveira chromosome 2, complete sequence DNA encodes these proteins:
- the MUS81 gene encoding Crossover junction endonuclease mus81 (EggNog:ENOG410PIJ7~COG:L~BUSCO:3703at33183), translating to MADNSCANPLLLRWIKEWLDEARERSSKGFTVYKKAYDSMKACPLTFSHPLEAQQLNGLGPKLCERLTVKLQDYCRDNGLPMPEVPHTVEKAKGKRKTPEVGGCPEVLPTKRARKPRTYIPTLRSGPYALLLALATLEEKSSIGATKAQLIEAAQPHCDTSFTAPSDPTKFYTAWNSMKTLVTKDLVYEHGRPLKRYLLTDQGRETARLIQNTQKSENIGPGPGNSVASSRRFGQEIVNATQDSLREPQHGMLLYSSKSRENAPYSQLSNIIDLDNFNDIPDVSSAGQYKRTTAGAGLSGSNRPQHIPSFTSTSPIPLSSQNFTVELVLDVREIRTPRDRDYISNELIRRGVEPIVRSLELGDALWVAKFKDPNFLAQYGEEGDEIMLDWIVERKRLDDLVSSIRDGRFHEQKFRLRRSGVKNVIYLVEEFVVGDPSNASAASVHEAVTSAIASTQVVNGYFVKKTRNLDDTIRYLARMTSLLRKMFSDPCDTSNSSGFTHSSISLIPTHGITTASSYLETLGRLRAKEDEAVRVSVGGNTSTIYGLTFPTFSALSSKSDMLTLRDLFLKMLMCTRGVTGEKALEIQRRWPTPRQFVEAFEAVDTGDAEGKQRVEEMLFSKMGNLVGRKKVGKALSKRISEVWARQK from the exons ATGGCCGACAACTCATGCGCAAACCCTCTCCTCCTAAGATGGATCAAAGAATGGCTGGATGAGGCTCGAGAACGAAGCTCAAAGGGGTTCACTGT GTATAAGAAGGCCTATGATTCTATGAAGGCATGCCCGCTAACCTTCAGCCACCCTTTAGAAGCGCAGCAGTTGAATGGCCTTGGGCCGAAACTATGCGAGCGCCTAACAGTCAAGCTACAAGATTACTGCCGGGATAATGGGCTTCCTATGCCCGAGGTTCCACATACCG TAGAGAAGGCGAAGGGCAAGAGAAAGACTCCTGAGGTCGGTGGATGCCCAGAAGTTCTACCAACGAAGCGGGCAAGGAAGCCCAGGACTTATATCCCTACACTCCGCTCTGGTCCCTACGCGTTATTGCTGGCGCTCGCGACTCTCGAAGAGAAGTCATCTATCGGCGCGACAAAGGCGCAGCTAATAGAAGCGGCTCAGCCGCACTGCGACACATCTTTCACCGCTCCGTCCGATCCGACAAAGTTTTATACCGCGTGGAATTCTATGAAAACTCTCGTGACAAAGGATCTTGTTTACGAGCACGGTCGGCCATTGAAAAGATATCTTCTAACGGACCAAGGCAGGGAAACTGCAAGATTAATTCAGAATACTCAGAAATCAGAAAATATTGGCCCAGGGCCTGGTAATTCCGTCGCCAGTAGCCGCCGATTCGGCCAGGAAATCGTCAACGCAACTCAAGACTCGCTCCGAGAACCACAGCATGGGATGCTCCTGTATTCATCGAAATCTCGTGAAAACGCGCCGTATTCCCAGCTCTCAAACATAATTGACCTGGATAATTTTAATGATATCCCAGACGTATCTAGTGCTGGACAATACAAGCGGACTACGGCTGGTGCCGGGCTGAGCGGTTCCAATAGACCGCAACATATACCATCCTTTACTTCTACTTCGCCAATTCCCCTTTCGTCGCAAAATTTTACCGTTGAGCTGGTCCTTGATGTTCGAGAAATTCGTACCCCCAGGGACAGAGATTACATTTCCAATGAGCTGATTAGAAGAGGCGTGGAACCTATCGTCCGCTCCCTGGAATTGGGAGACGCCTTGTGGGTCGCCAAGTTCAAAGATCCAAACTTCTTAGCACAATATGGCGAAGAAGGCGACGAGATCATGCTAGACTGGATTGTCGAGAGAAAGCGCCTCGATGACCTTGTTAGCAGTATCAGGGATGGCCGATTTCACGAGCAGAAGTTTCGCTTGCGTCGATCAGGGGTCAAGAACGTGATATACCTAGTCGAGGAATTTGTCGTGGGTGACCCTTCAAACGCGAGCGCGGCCAGTGTCCATGAAGCTGTCACATCAGCCATAGCTTCGACGCAGGTTGTGAATGGATATTTCGTCAAAAAGACACGTAACCTAGACGACACGATCAGATACCTTGCGCGAATGACGTCGCTGCTGAGAAAAATGTTCAGCGATCCATGTGACACCAGCAATTCTTCAGGCTTTACACATTCTTCCATTTCCCTCATTCCGACGCATGGTATAACTACGGCCTCATCTTATCTCGAAACGCTTGGCCGCCTACGCGCAAAGGAAGATGAAGCTGTACGTGTCAGCGTAGGTGGAAACACGTCGACGATATATGGCCTTACCTTTCCAACCTTCTCCGCTCTCTCTTCTAAATCCGATATGTTGACTCTCCGTGACCTATTTCTCAAAATGCTTATGTGCACCCGCGGTGTGACCGGCGAGAAAGCGTTGGAGATTCAACGGCGGTGGCCAACTCCACGGCAGTTTGTTGAAGCGTTTGAGGCTGTGGATACCGGCGATGCGGAAGGTAAGCAGAGAGTGGAGGAAATGCTATTTTCAAAGATGGGAAACCTAGTTGGGAGGAAGAAAGTGGGAAAAGCTTTGAGTAAGAGGATCTCGGAGGTTTGGGCGCGACAGAAGTAA
- a CDS encoding uncharacterized protein (EggNog:ENOG410PFA8~COG:S~BUSCO:2735at33183): MIAPAVPELIEDEDIHASIEARTESLQSLRELGPPDLVHVVKQSKANANHQTGVYHHVTGIDASSSASLAAYVTTLTYSPLDKHNKVISGIYCCYNAFSHLDMRVEVKIPGTLESYCIDERGDKRVPTEQLWLETFVCGVLRAYAYADDGNGDAIKKIVAVRRFNPVTNTEMEHKFLDAAEKLFFNGRQLSSDPETQVPNTVSNHLASGLLKYIHTTGRYASGINLFEKLRTKDVEVSSLLARVLISASEEVQAVRLLHDALQDVPMDYALLDCQAVFCQSKGEYEMALECAKRSVTAAPSEFSSWIRLAEVYVHLEQWDLALLTLNSCPMFTYQDKDSPRLPQPSRILLPILPESMLDELDEGQPKPGDPVDMVNPILKKLHAATYQGTFLKAYSLLTKIAAAIGWDQLLRIRSEVFVMEEEYRVERQASSARPVTSNNASTVALHEASSAASDVNGNGVHDSDDVEENSDRNSTHGETPKENGDLDQSESHSIESRIEKPEQSMASEVVKSGGEDHESPNAYTHFNNKRLCERWLDNLFMVLYEDLRVYTIWRSETAQSRAQSIEYKKSATEWEILGELAERLHHFNEAIEAYQHCLQIRFSPKAMKGILKMYERQNDTRGMLNALIRLIAWQYRWYSEFSPELLFTIRRLIEEEGAVKVRSIVQATNLPQPVLDLTHHYCQLCATFRSTGSDG; this comes from the exons ATGATTGCGCCAGCTGTCCCAGA ATTGATAGAGGATGAGGATATCCATGCCTCAATTGAGGCCCGAACAGAATCTCTTCAGAGCTTAAGGGAACTCGGGCCCCCAGATCTCGTCCATGTCGTGAAGCAGTCAAAGGCCAACGCCAACCATCAG ACAGGAGTCTACCACCATGTGACGGGAATCGACGCTTCCTCCTCCGCCAGCCTGGCTGCATATGTTACCACTCTTACTTATTCTCCGCTTGATAAGCACAACAAGGTTATTTCAGGGATATACTG CTGCTACAATGCCTTCTCCCACTTAGACATGCGAGTCGAGGTCAAAATTCCCGGCACCCTCGAAAGCTATTGCATTGACGAGCGCGGGGATAAACGTGTTCCGACAGAGCAGTTATGGCTCGAGACTTTCGTCTGTGGGGTTTTGAGAGCCTATGCGTATGCAGATGATGGGAATGGCGATGCTATCAAGAAGATCGTCGCTGTTCGGAGATTCAATCCCGTAACCAATACGGAAATGGAACATAAATTCCTTGATGCAGCGGAAAAGCTATTCTTTAATG GAAGACAACTTAGTTCCGATCCAGAGACTCAGGTTCCCAACACAGTGAGCAACCACCTGGCGTCCGGTCTGCTAAAATACATCCATACCACCGGGCGTTATGCATCGGGTATTAACTTGTTCGAAAAACTTCGAACAAAAGACGTTGAGGTATCGTCGTTACTTGCCCGAGTCCTGATATCGGCAAGCGAAGAGGTCCAAGCAGTAAGGCTACTGCATGATGCACTGCAAGATGTACCTATGGACTACGCTCTTTTGGATTGTCAAGCAGTCTTTTGCCAGAGCAAAGGCGAATATGAAATGGCGCTCGAATGTGCTAAACGGAGTGTCACAGCTGCTCCAAGCGAGTTTAGCTCCTGGATACGGTTGGCGGAAGTATACGTGCACTTGGAACAGTGGGATTTGGCCTTATTGACACTAAATTCATGTCCTATGTTCACGTATCAAGATAAAGATTCCCCAAGACTTCCACAACCGTCTCGGATCCTCCTTCCCATCCTCCCCGAAAGCATGTTAGATGAGCTTGACGAGGGGCAGCCGAAACCCGGAGATCCCGTTGATATGGTCAACCCGATTTTGAAAAAACTTCACGCTGCTACCTATCAAGGCACATTTTTGAAAGCATACAGCCTACTCACGAAGATTGCAGCAGCTATTGGCTGGGACCAGCTTTTGAGGATCCGAAGTGAAGTATTTGTCATGGAAGAAGAATACAGAGTCGAGCGCCAGGCGAGTTCAGCGCGCCCCGTCACAAGCAACAACGCTAGTACGGTAGCGCTTCACGAGGCTTCTAGCGCAGCTTCAGACGTAAACGGAAACGGAGTCCACGACTCAGATGACGTGGAAGAAAATAGCGATCGAAACAGCACCCATGGTGAAACACCAAAGGAAAACGGCGACCTGGATCAGTCTGAAAGCCATTCCATTGAATCAAGAATCGAAAAGCCCGAGCAAAGTATGGCATCAGAGGTTGTAAAGTCGGGCGGTGAAGAT CACGAGTCTCCGAACGCTTATACGCATTTTAACAACAAACGATTATGCGAGCGTTGGCTTGACAATTTATTTATGGTTTTATACGAGGATTTGCGCGTCTACACCATTTGGCGCAGTGAAACGGCGCAATCTCGTGCACAGTCGATAGAATATAAGAAATCTGCAACCGAATGGGAAATCCTTGGAGAACTGGCAGAGCGACTGCATCATTTCAATGAGGCTATAGAGGCGTACCAGCATTGTTTGCAAATTCGCTTCTCACCCAAAGCGATGAAGGGCATTCTCAAAATGTATGAGCGGCAAAACGACACGAGGGGTATGCTTAACGCACTGATCAGGCTTATTGCCTGGCAATATCGTTGGTATTCGGAG TTCTCTCCCGAGCTCCTGTTTACGATCCGCAGGTTGATCGAGGAAGAAGGAGCGGTTAAAGTTCGCAGCATAGTCCAGGCAACAAATTTACCCCAACCTGTGTTAGACCTTACCCACCATTATTGCCAACTCTGCGCTACATTTAGAAGCACTGGTAGCGATGGCTAG